The genomic window GGACCGGATCCGGTCCAGGGGCTGCGCGATCTCCTCACACCAACTGTGGGACAACAAGATCCGGCGGCACAGCAGCTGCCGCCCGGCCTGCTCGCGATCGCCGCGCCGATGATCGGCCTGTTCGCACCCCAGCTGGCCGGCCTCGCGCCGGTGCTCGCGTTCCTTGCGCCGCTGCTCGTCATGGCATCGAACCCGGCGGCCGCGATCGGCGCGGTATTCACCGAGATACGGGACGCGGTGCGCGGCTTGGTTGCCGACGCCAGGAACCCCGCGGCGCTGCCGCTGCTGGCGGTGCCGGTGATCGCGCTGCTCGCCGCGGTACCCCTGCTGTTCGCCGGCGGCATCGCGGTGGCCGCTGTCCTCACCCTCGGCGCGGTGATCCTCGGCGCGATCGTGCTGGCTCCGTTGGTGATCGGTGCGCTGGTGATCGGCGGACTGATCCTCGCGGTGCTGGCGGTTCCGGTGCTACTCGTGCTCGCGGTCATCGCTATTCCGGTACTGCTCATCGCCGTTCCGGTCGCGTTCGTCGCGTTCCAGGTGCTGGCGCCGATCATCCTGATCGGCGGCATCGCCGCGATCGCGGTGGCGATCGTCGGCGGCCTCGCCCTCGCCGTGGCCGCACTGGCCGGTGGGCTGGCGCTCGGCATCGTCGGGTTCGTCGTGCTGACCGCGGCGGCCCTGCTGGCCACGGTGTTCGTGCCGTTCCTCGGACTGGTCCTTGCGCCGCTGCTCTTCACCGGCGCGCTCGGCTTCCTCGTCGTGAGCCTCATCGCCACGGCGGTCGCCTTCTTCGGCGTGCTCGGGGTCGCCGGACTGGTCACCGCCGTGCTCATCGCCGGCGTCGGACTGCTGTCGCTGTTCACTCCGTTCGGGCTCATCGCCCTTCCGATCCTGCTCGCGCTCGCGGCAGTCGCTGTGCTGGCGTTCGGCGCGGTGGGCCTGGCCGGTGGCGCGATCCTGGCCGTGGTCGCGCTCGCGGAGTTCATCGTGCTCGCGGTGGTGGCACCGGTCGCGGTGACCGTGCTGCTCGCGCTGGCCTTGGTGGCCACCGCAATTCGCCTCGTCGCCGCCGCCCTCGTCTGGGCCGGGCTGTCCGCGGCGGGCATCGTCTTCGCCGCGCTCGGCGCGGTTGGCACGGCGCTCGCGGTGGTCGGTGGGCTGATCGCCACGGCCGTGCTCGTCTTCGCGGTCCCGATTCTCGGCCCGCTGCTGGCGCCGCTGCTCTTCATCGGCCTGGTCGCCATTCCGGCGGCGCTGGGGCTGACGGTCCTGTTCGGCGGTTTCGCCTTGGCCGCGTTCTCGGTCTTCGCGCTGACCGGGACGATCCTGCTGGCGATCGCCGGGCTGGCATCCGGCGCGCTGGTGGCGAGCCTGCTCTTCATGATCACCATGCCGTACGCGATTCCGCTGATCCTGATCGCCGATCTGGCCTTCGCGATCATCGCGGGCGCGGGCATCGGGGTGGTGGCGGCGGCCTTCGTGGTGGCCACCTGGCTCGGCGGCGGCGCCATCGTGCTCGGCCTGCTCGCACTCGGCCTCGCCGCTGTCGCAACGGTGTTCGCGGGTGGGCTGGCGATCTCGGCGCTGTCCTTCGTCATGCTCACCCTCGCCGCGTTCGCGCTGATCGTGATCAACCCGCCGCTGGCGCTGCTCGCGCTGCCATTGATCTTCGGTGGGTTGCTGTTCAGCGTGCTGGGCACCATCGGTGCGGTGGCGATCGTCAGCACCATGCTCGGCGGGTTCGTCGCCGCGCTCGGACTCGGGCTGGTGGCCGCGTGGATGGTCTTCGGCGTCATGGCCCTCGGTGTGTTCGTCGCCGTGTCGGCGGTGTTCCCGCCGTTCCTGTTGATCTCCGTGCCGCTCGCGGCCGCCGCCTTCGCGATCATGGCGGTGCTGGCGATCGCGACGATCGCGGTCGGTGGCGTCGGGCTCGGCGCGATCCTGCTGGCGGGCAATCTGATTGCCGCGGTGCTGGCGGTGGCAGCGGTCATCGCAACCGCCGCGGTATCGATAGTCGGACTCGCACTCGCCGCCGTGCTGACGCTGCCGTTCCTGGTGTTCGGACCGTTCGCGGTGGTCGTCTCCACCGCTCTGTCGCCGATCATCGCGCTGGCACTGCTCGCAGTGTGGTCGCCGGTGCTGGTGGCAGGTCTGGCGGTCGCGGCGCTCGCGGTCGGCATCCAGCTGTTCGGTCTGTTCGGATTGACCGGACTGGCCGCGCTCATCGGCGTGGCAGTGGTGGGGATCCTCAGCGCTCTTGCGGTGACGCTGTTCGCGGGCAGCTTCCTGCTCGACTTCACCGCTCTCGGCGTGCTCGCGCTGGTGCTCGCGCCACTGGTCGGCCTGGCCGGGGTCGGTGCGCTCGCGCTGCTCGCGCTGCCGGTTTTGGCGCTGCTCGCGGTGCCGGTACTGGGCCTGGCCGCGCTGGGTGCGCTTGCGCTGGTTGCGGTTCCGGTGTTGGCCGCGGTCGCGGTGCCGGTGCTCGGGTTGGCCGCGCTCGGTGCGCTGGCCGCGGTGGCCGTGCCGGTGATCGCGGTGCTGGCGCTTCCGGTGCTCGCGCTGCTCGCCTTGGTCGCGGTGCCGTTGCTGGCTCTCGCCGCGCTGGGTGGCCTTGCCGTGCTCGCGTCGCCGTTCCTGGTGGCCGGTGCGGTGGCGGTATTCGGGGCGTTGGCGATCGGCTTGCCGGTGGCGTTGCTGGCCATCCTGCCGCTGCTGGCCTTGGCCGCGGTGGGCGCGCTGACGCTGCTCGCGCTACCCGTCCTGCTGATCGGTGGAGCGCTGGCCGCGGCGGTCGGCGTGCCACTGGCGGTGCTCGGCGCACTGGCCGCGTTGCCGGTGCTGCTGATCGGTGGCGCACTGGCCGGACTGGCCGCACTGGTCGGAGTGCCGTTGGCCGCCGTCGGAGCGCTTGCCTTGCTCGCGATTCCGGTGTTGCTGATCGGTGCGGCGTTGGCCGCGGTGGTCGGTATCCCGTTGGCACTGCTCGCACTTCCCGTGCTGGCGATCGGTGGCGCGCTGGCGGCGTTGGTCGGCGTACCGCTGGCTGTGATCGGAGCGATTGCGCTGCTTGCGCTTCCGGTCTTGGCAATCGGTGCCGCGCTGGCCGGGCTGGCCGCGTTGGTTGGTGTGCCGCTGGCGGCACTGGGCGCGCTTGCGGTGCTGGCGCTTCCGGTCCTGCTGATCGGTGGTGCTTTGGCCGCGCTGGTTGGTGTGCCGCTCGCCGTGGTCGGTGCCATTGCGTTGCTGGCGCTTCCGGTCTTGGCAATCGGTGCCGCGCTGGCCGGGCTGGCCGCGTTGGTTGGTGTGCCGCTGGCGGCACTGGGCGCGCTTGCGGTGCTGGCGCTTCCGGTCCTGCTGATCGGTGGTGCTTTGGCCGCGCTGGTTGGTGTGCCGCTCGCCGTGGTCGGTGCCATTGCGTTGCTGGCGCTTCCGGTGTTGCTGGTCGGTGGGGCTTTGGCCGCGCTGGTTGGTGTGCCGTTGGCGGCCGTCGGTGCGCTTGCGCTGCTGGCGCTTCCGGTGTTGCTGATCGGCGGTGCGTTGGCGGCCGTGGTCGGTATCCCGTTGGCGGCGGTTGGTGTGGTGAGTCTGTTGGCCGCGCCGCTGGTTGCCCTGGCCGGGCTGATCGGTCTGCCGTTGGCGGCGCTGGGTGCGGCCACCGTGGTGGCGCTTGCCGTCGCGGTTGCCGTGCTGCTGACGCCGGGGGCGCGGGTCGGCATCATCTCCGCCATTCGGGCCGCACTGGACCGCAATGGACCGCGGGGTGATTCGGGCGGCGGGACGGCGGCGACCGGAACGCAGTTCCTCGACGACATTCCCGACGATCCGAGCCTGGAGCAGCTGGCCGCCTCGCTGCAGCAGCTCCTCGCTCCGCTACCGAGCAAGGCGCCCGCGGCCGAACCGGTCGCGTTCGCCGACCTGCCCTACACCGGAAAGGGGGCTGCCGAAGCGGTGGCGCACGAGCGCGCCGCCCGCCTGGTCAGCGTTTCGCTGTGACGAATTCTGCACTGTCCCAAGCCGTCTAGCTAAGGAGATCAGATCATGACGCACACAACGGAAACCCTGCATCTGGAATACCTCTACGGCCCGCAGTGGCAGGAGGCAGTCCGCATCATCGAACGATCCGGCCAATTGACCGCCGACGAACGGGAAAAGCTGAACGCGGCGTCGAAGAAGCTGATCCAGGACAAGGTTTCGGCGCTGTCCAACGGGACGGGCCTCGAAGGCGGACTCAGCGGGCTGTTGGCCGGGCTCGGCATGGGTGCGAATGCCCAAACGGTGGCGGCCCACCCGGTGAATATCGCGGCCGAGACCGCCAAGGCTTTCGGACGATCCCGCAATGTCCAGCTCGCGGGCATGATCGCCGGGCAGGCCGTCTCGCCGACCGCGGCAGGCACCACCGGTGATCTGAGCGGGTTGCTCGAGTCGTTCGGCTCGATCGGCGCGGTGACCGTGGTCGGGCAGGCCGTCACCGCCGCGGTGCTGAGCGACTTGGTCGGCCAAGGCGAATTCACCAAGGCCGTCTACGACGAGCTGATGCAGCCGTGGAGCAGCACCATCGAGATGTAGTAGGGCGACGACTACGAAAGGGGTTGGCACCATGTTCGATTCGCGAAACATCGGCTCCGGTGGCCTCGCTACCGACGCACTGGGCGGTCTGCTCGATGTCCGATCGGCCCCCGTAGCGTTCGGCTACTACGAAAGCGACGAGGTCGCCGCCGACACCGGTGTCGAGTGGAACACCCGGTCCCGCATCGCCCCGATCGGGTGGTGGAATCGGCACCGGCACATGCAGACCGGGTTCGGCATGGCGATCGTCATGACGCTCGCCTTCGTGCCCGCCGTGCAGAACGCGATCCTCACGGTGCTGACCCATGTCGGATAACTCCCGCCGACGCAGGCGGCCGGCCCGCCGAGGGAGGACCTCCCTCGGCGTGTCGGTTGCCGTCCTGTTCCTGCTCGCCGCCGCCCTGCTGAGCGCGTGTTCGAGCGGCGGTTCCACCGCCACGGACCGCAACCGCGTCGCCGACGCGGACACCGCGGATTGCACGCTCGGCGGCCAAGCCATCGCCGGACTGCGCGACACCTTCCGTCAGCTGTCCGAGCAACTAGACGGGCTCGGCCCCGCAGCATCGCGGGGCGACTTCGCCGAGGTGAAAACCCGTGTCACCCAGGGCATGCGGCTGTCCGGCCAGGTCTCGACGACCATCGATCCGGTGGTCGATCGGATGGGCTCGCGCCTGATCGGCAGCGCCTACCGTGACGTCGCGAGCGCGGGCGGGCAGCTGCACACCTCGCTGTCCGACTTCGTCACCGTCCTGGACAACGGTCATCCGGCCCAACCAGTGGCCGACTCGGTCACCGCGGCCCTGACCGCCCTCAACACCTCCATGGACCGCATGCGCCGCGCGTGTCCCGCCGTCTTCGCCGACGCGAAGGGCCCGCAGTACGGCCCACCGCTCGGCGCACGCTGAGGCGAATCAGGCGCCCGCCGAACGCCTTTCGAACAGCTGATCACGGGCGACGGCGAGGGCACGGGAAACGGCGCCGGTGAGCACCCCGTCGTCGCCGAGCGTGCTCGCGACGATGCGCGGCCGCAGCGGGCCCAGCTCGGCCATCCGCCGAGCGATCGCGTCCCCGAGCAGCTCGAGATTGTTCCCGATGCCGCCGCTGAGCACGACGAGCTCCGGATCGAGAATCGCGGCGACCGCGGTGATGAGCGCGCCGATCCGACGGCCCTCCGATTCGACGACGGCCCGAGCCCTCGGGTCACCCGCGACCGCTGCGGCGAAGACCTCCTTCGCCGACGCCGCCGGCAGCCCGGCCTGCGCGGCCGCACGGGCGACACCACCCGCCGCGGCGACGGTTTCGGTCATGCCGCGCGCGCGGGCATCGAGCGGGGGAGCGTCGACCTCGCTGGCGGGTAGGAACGAGACTTCGCCCGCCGCACCGGTATTGCCGACGTAGAGCTCGCCGTTGATCACGATGCCCATGCCGACGCCGGTGCCGATCGAGATGAGCACGAAGTTGCGAACACCCGCTCCCGCACCGAGCGTCAGCTCGCCGAGTGCGGCAAGGTTGATGTCGTTCTCGATGGTCGACTCGACCTCCAGTGCCGCGCGCAACTGTGCGACGAGACCGGCGCGGCCCCAGCCGGGCAGGTTCTGCGCATAGTCCAGGCGGCCGGTCTGCGAGTTGAGCACCCCGGGACTGCCGATGACCACGTAATGCACTGCCGACCAAGCGATCCCGGCCTCGGTCGCGACCTCGTCGGCCAGTGTGCGCACCCGCCGCACCAGATCGGCGGCGGAGCGTGCGGTGTTGCGCACGTCGCGGCGGCCGATGAATTCGCCACGCAGGTCGGCGATTGCGAGGCGAATCCAGTTCCGGCCGATATCGACGCCCGCAACCACACCGGCGCGTACATTCACGTCGTAGAGCGCGGTGGTCGGTCCTGGTCGGCCGCTCAGCGAACCGACCAGTTGCACGAGACCCGCTTGCTCCAGGCCCGAAAGTGCCGCCGACACGGTCGGTTTCGACAAACCGCTGGCCTTGGCGAGCTCGCCGCGCGATGCGGGCCCGCTGAGCCGCAGGTAGTCGAGCAGCAGCCGCTCGTTCATCGTCCGAAGGAGCTGGGGATTGCCGACCCTACTCATCAATCCTCCTGCTCGTTCCACTGGACACCTCCAAGTTAGTAAACTACCTTTCTTACCAACGCTCAACCGGGCGCTCTCGCTCTCCTCTCGGCACGGTGACCTCATGCGTCGAATTCAGCTCCTCACCGCGGCGGCGGCCGCATTCGTCCTGGCGGCAGGCTGTAGCTCCGGCGACAGCGCGAAAGACGCGAACTCGGGTGGCGACAACCCGACAATCGCGCTGCTGCTCCCGGAATCCAAGACCACCCGATACGAAGCCTTCGACCGTCCGCTCTTCGAGGCGAAGGTCAAGCAACTCTGCGGCAACTGCAACGTGCTCTACTTCAACGCCGATCAAGACGCGGCGAAACAGCAGGGCCAGTTCGAATCCGCGCTCACCCAGGGCGCCGACGTCTTCGTGTTCGACGCGGTAAACGCCGATGCCGTTGCGCCGCAAGTGAACAAGGCGCAACAGAAGAAGATCCCGGTGATCGCCTACGACCGGCTGATCTCCGGCATCGGCTACGACTACTACGTGTCCTTCGACAACGTGAAGGTCGGCAGGGTGCAGGGCGAGGCCCTGCTCGCCGAGCTGAACAAACGCGGCACCACCGACAAGGGACAGCTCGTGGTGATCAACGGATCGCCGACCGACCCCAGTGCGGGCGACTACAAGAAGGGCGCGCACGAGGCGCTGGACGGAAAGGTGAAGATCGGCCGCGAATTCGACACTCCGGACTGGTCTCCCGACAAGGCGCAGCAGCAGATGGAGCAGGCCATCACCGCGCTCGGCAAGGACGCGATCGTCGGCGTGTACTCGGCCAACGACGGCATGGCCGGTGGCGCGATCGCGGCGCTGAAGCGGGCCGGTTACGCGACGCTGCCGCCACTGACCGGGCAGGACGCGGAACTCGCCGGCGTGCAACGGATTCTGACCGGCGAGCAGACCATGACCATTTATCTCGACTACCGCGCGCAGGCGGAGCGCGCGGCCGAGCTCGCGGTCGCCCTGACCAAGGGCGAACGACCCACGGCGCCGGCGAAGACCAACAACGGCGCGACCGACATCCCGTCGTATCTGCTCGACGCGATCGCGGTCGGCAAGGACAACATCAAGGACACCATCGTCAAGGACGGTCTGTACACCGTCGCCGATATCTGCACGCCCGACGTCGCGGCGGCTTGCCAAGCCGCGGGGATCAAATGACAGCTCGCACAACGGTTCTCTCGGCCCGCGGGCTCACCAAGCGCTATGGTGCCGTGCAGGCGCTGGCGGGTGCGGATCTCCAGGTGCACGCGGGCGAGGTGGTCGCGCTGGTCGGTGACAACGGTGCGGGCAAATCGACACTGGTGAAGGCGATCTCGGGCGTCACCGTGGCCGACGAGGGCGAGATCGTCTTCGCGGGCGAAACCGTGCGGATCACCCGGCCGCAGGACGCCCAGGCGCTCGGCATCACGACGGTGTTCCAGGATCTCGCGTTGTGCGACAACCTCGATGTCGTTGGCAACCTGCATCTCGGTTCGGAGACAAGGATTTGCGGCGTGCTCGACGAGATCGAGATGGAGCGCAGCGCCCGGGACATGCTCGCCTCGCTGGACGTGAAGATCAAGAATGTGCGCGCGCCGGTGTCCGCGTTGTCAGGTGGGCAGCGCCAGTCGGTCGCCATCGCGCGGGCGCTGCTCGGCCGGCCGAGAATGGTGATCCTCGATGAGCCCACCGCTGCACTCGGTGTCGAACAGACCGCACAGGTCCTCGCGTTGATCGGCCGCCTGCGCGAGCGCGGCCTCGGCGTGCTGTTGATTTCGCACAACCTGGTCGATGTGCGGTCGGTCAGCGATCGGGTCGTTGTGCTGCGATTGGGCCGCAACGCAGGCGAATTCGAGACCGCCAAAGCGACTCAAGAGGATATCGTGGCAGCGATCACCGGAGCGGCCGCATGAGCGAGCGCTGGCGAGGTGCTGTCGTGAGAGAG from Nocardia iowensis includes these protein-coding regions:
- a CDS encoding ATP-binding cassette domain-containing protein; translated protein: MTARTTVLSARGLTKRYGAVQALAGADLQVHAGEVVALVGDNGAGKSTLVKAISGVTVADEGEIVFAGETVRITRPQDAQALGITTVFQDLALCDNLDVVGNLHLGSETRICGVLDEIEMERSARDMLASLDVKIKNVRAPVSALSGGQRQSVAIARALLGRPRMVILDEPTAALGVEQTAQVLALIGRLRERGLGVLLISHNLVDVRSVSDRVVVLRLGRNAGEFETAKATQEDIVAAITGAAA
- a CDS encoding ROK family transcriptional regulator is translated as MSRVGNPQLLRTMNERLLLDYLRLSGPASRGELAKASGLSKPTVSAALSGLEQAGLVQLVGSLSGRPGPTTALYDVNVRAGVVAGVDIGRNWIRLAIADLRGEFIGRRDVRNTARSAADLVRRVRTLADEVATEAGIAWSAVHYVVIGSPGVLNSQTGRLDYAQNLPGWGRAGLVAQLRAALEVESTIENDINLAALGELTLGAGAGVRNFVLISIGTGVGMGIVINGELYVGNTGAAGEVSFLPASEVDAPPLDARARGMTETVAAAGGVARAAAQAGLPAASAKEVFAAAVAGDPRARAVVESEGRRIGALITAVAAILDPELVVLSGGIGNNLELLGDAIARRMAELGPLRPRIVASTLGDDGVLTGAVSRALAVARDQLFERRSAGA
- a CDS encoding sugar ABC transporter substrate-binding protein; translated protein: MRRIQLLTAAAAAFVLAAGCSSGDSAKDANSGGDNPTIALLLPESKTTRYEAFDRPLFEAKVKQLCGNCNVLYFNADQDAAKQQGQFESALTQGADVFVFDAVNADAVAPQVNKAQQKKIPVIAYDRLISGIGYDYYVSFDNVKVGRVQGEALLAELNKRGTTDKGQLVVINGSPTDPSAGDYKKGAHEALDGKVKIGREFDTPDWSPDKAQQQMEQAITALGKDAIVGVYSANDGMAGGAIAALKRAGYATLPPLTGQDAELAGVQRILTGEQTMTIYLDYRAQAERAAELAVALTKGERPTAPAKTNNGATDIPSYLLDAIAVGKDNIKDTIVKDGLYTVADICTPDVAAACQAAGIK